From one Gossypium hirsutum isolate 1008001.06 chromosome D08, Gossypium_hirsutum_v2.1, whole genome shotgun sequence genomic stretch:
- the LOC121220302 gene encoding protein PELPK1-like has translation MVSGAPAHPSTKVPMVLEAPADPSTKLPLESEAPAHPSHRGANTARGSRTSEPPRRRCPKVPMVPEAPAHLSTQLPLESEAPVHPSHRGTDTARGPRTSEPPSHRGADTARGSRTSEPPRCRWCPTLPDDQGLRCRWWPRTPHDQRPILQMVPEAPARPKA, from the exons ATGGTGTCCGGGGCTCCTGCACATcctagcaccaaggtgccgatggtgctcgaggctcccgcagaTCCAAGCACCAAGTTGCCGTTGgagtccgaggctcccgcacatcctaGCCACCGAGGTGCCAATactgcccgaggctcccgcacatccgagccaccaaggcGCCGATG ccccaaggtgccgatggtgcccgaggctcccgcacatctaAGCACCCAATTGCCGTTGGAgtccgaggctcccgtacatccTAGCCACCGAGGTACCGATACTGCCCGAGGCCcccgcacatccgagccaccaag CCACCGAGGTGCCGATactgcccgaggctcccgcacatccgagccaccaaggtgccgCTGGTGCCCGACGCTCCCGGACGACCAAGGGCTGAGGTGCCGATGGTGGCCGAGGACCCCGCACGACCAAAGGCCTATTTTGcagatggtgcccgaggctcccgcaagACCAAAGgcttag